The genomic region CTTGTCCGAAATTTCGGGGGCGTCTTCGTGGAGCAGGCTTATTTTTAACAGATATTTTTCCGCGTCGTTTCTCAGCGTCTGTTGAGCTGTGGTGACGGCCTCTGAATCCGCTATCATGCGTAGCGAGAGAATGATGGTGGCAGCCACCGCCGCCACTCCCACCGTGAGCAGGACGGCCGCGATAAGCGTCTCTGGGAGCGAAAATCCGCGCCTTCTCACTGGGGGAC from Cloacibacillus sp. harbors:
- a CDS encoding prepilin-type N-terminal cleavage/methylation domain-containing protein; translation: MRRRGFSLPETLIAAVLLTVGVAAVAATIILSLRMIADSEAVTTAQQTLRNDAEKYLLKISLLHEDAPEISDK